Part of the Pseudomonas baltica genome is shown below.
TGTGGTCCGGGACCTTGTCCGGCCAGCCGACCGCGCCGAAGAAAATCGCGTCGAAACCCTTGAGCTGAGCGAACCAGTCATCCGGCATCATCTTCCCGTGAGCGAGGTAATAATCGCAGTCCGCCCACTCGAACACCTCGACTTCCAGCGCCAGGCCCCACTTGCGCACTGCGGCATCGAGCACGCGCAGCCCTTCGGGCATGACTTCCTTGCCGATCCCATCGCCGGCGATTGCGGCGATCCTGAATACCTTGCTCATTATTGTTGTGCCCTCAGCCAATCGATCGAAGCGTGCAATAGGTTATAGACCACCCACGTGGAAGGCCTTGACCTCCAGGTACTCGTCCAGCCCGTGGCTCGACCCTTCTCGGCCCAGGCCCGACTGTTTGATGCCGCCGAACGGTGCGACTTCCATGGAGATGATTCCGGTGTTGAGCCCGACCATGCCGAACTCCAGCGCCTCACCGAAGCGCCACGAGCGACGCAGGTCCTGAGTGAAATAATAGGCACCCAGCCCGTAAGGCGTGGCATTGGCCAGCGCCAGCGCCTCGGCCTCGTCGGTAAAGCGCATCAGCGGCGCCACCGGGCCGAAGGTCTCTTCGTTGGCCAACAGCATGCCGGCGTGGGTATCGCCCAGCACCATGGGCTGCACGAATTGGCTGTCGCCGCTCGGGATGCCGCCCCACAGCAGCTTGGCGCCCTGGCTCAGGGCATCGTCGATGTGCCGCGCGACCTTGCTGACGGCGGCGGGGTTGATCAGCGGGCCGATGGTCACGCCGTCTTCCAGGCCGTTGCCGACCTTGAGCTTGCCGACCTCCTCCACCAGCCGCTGGGCGAACCGTTCATAGATGCCGTTCTGCACCAGGATGCGGTTGGCACACACGCAGGTCTGGCCGGCGTTGCGAAACTTGCTGAGCATGATGCCGGCCACGGCCTGCTCCAGGTCGGCGTCGTCGAACACGATAAACGGCGCATTGCCGCCCAGCTCCAGGCTCAAGCGCTTGATGTGCTCGGCGCTCTGGCGCATCAACAAACGCCCGACCGCGGTCGAACCGGTGAACGAAATCTTGCGCACGGCGGGGTTGCCGGTGATCTCCTCGCCAATTGCGGCGGGCAAGCCGGTGATCACGTTGAAGACGCCAGCGGGAATACCGACACGCTCGGCCAGCACTGCCAGCGCCAGCGCCGACAGTGGGGTCAGTTCCGAGGGCTTGACGATGATCGGGCAACCCGCCGCCAGCGCCGGCGCGCATTTGCGCGTGATCATGGCGTTGGGGAAGTTCCATGGGGTGATGGCCGCGCACACGCCCACCGGCTGCTTGAGGGTCATCAGGCGACGGTCGGCGGCAGGCGACGGGATGGTTTGGCCGTAGCTGCGGCGGGCTTCTTCGGCGAACCATTTGACGAAGCTGGCGCCGTAGCGGATCTCGCCCTTGGCCTCGTTGAGCGGCTTGCCCTGCTCCAGGGTCATGATCAGGGCGAGATCGTCGACGTTATCCAGCATGGCCTGATGCCAACGCTCGAGCAGCGCCGCGCGCTCGGCCGCAGGTTTGGCGCGCCAGGCCGGCCAGGCGCGCTCGGCGGCGGCGATGGCCAGGCGGGTGTCGTCGCCCTGCATGGCCGGCACATGGGCCAGGCACTCGCCGGTGGCGGGGTCGATCACCGCCAGCGTGGCGCCGTCCTGCGCGCTGATCCACTGACCGTTCACGTAGGCGCGTTCTACCAGCAGGCTGGCATCTTTCAATTGATGTTTGAGCATGATCGAGTCCTGATCCGAGACAACTGCCAGTCTATGCAGGCGCCTCGGTGCAGGATGCTGAAAGCGGTGCGCCAGCAGCGCGGGATGCTGAAATTCACGCGCCCACGGCAGGCTCTACTGCTTCAACGAGCCGAGCAG
Proteins encoded:
- a CDS encoding NAD-dependent succinate-semialdehyde dehydrogenase → MLKHQLKDASLLVERAYVNGQWISAQDGATLAVIDPATGECLAHVPAMQGDDTRLAIAAAERAWPAWRAKPAAERAALLERWHQAMLDNVDDLALIMTLEQGKPLNEAKGEIRYGASFVKWFAEEARRSYGQTIPSPAADRRLMTLKQPVGVCAAITPWNFPNAMITRKCAPALAAGCPIIVKPSELTPLSALALAVLAERVGIPAGVFNVITGLPAAIGEEITGNPAVRKISFTGSTAVGRLLMRQSAEHIKRLSLELGGNAPFIVFDDADLEQAVAGIMLSKFRNAGQTCVCANRILVQNGIYERFAQRLVEEVGKLKVGNGLEDGVTIGPLINPAAVSKVARHIDDALSQGAKLLWGGIPSGDSQFVQPMVLGDTHAGMLLANEETFGPVAPLMRFTDEAEALALANATPYGLGAYYFTQDLRRSWRFGEALEFGMVGLNTGIISMEVAPFGGIKQSGLGREGSSHGLDEYLEVKAFHVGGL